From Coturnix japonica isolate 7356 chromosome 1, Coturnix japonica 2.1, whole genome shotgun sequence, the proteins below share one genomic window:
- the TIMMDC1 gene encoding complex I assembly factor TIMMDC1, mitochondrial, whose amino-acid sequence MAEGLGAGGTFGRPTPPPQTGWERLSELWRRDELQRYPEETINIIKSAFTGGLVGWLYGGLPAFRQARRAFIEGSQGDVFHNRADAVQSAHRAGLRGFIRYGWRWSWRVATFVAIFNMVSTGLSVYRDKTTISNFASAGAFTGALFRMHLGLPGLAGGFLFGAAFGIPAGGLVMIAQKLTGETLQEKRNRERREQYEQKLAEWQARLSVTEDLGRMESDGLGQSQTENSKRI is encoded by the exons ATGGCGGAGGGGCTGGGAGCCGGGGGCACCTTCGGCCGCCCCACGCCGCCGCCGCAGACGGGCTGGGAGCGGCTCAGCGAGCTGTGGCGGCGCGA CGAGTTACAGCGGTACCCGGAGGAGACGATCAACATCATCAAGTCGGCGTTCACCGGGGGCCTGGTCGGCTGGCTGTACGGCGGCCTGCCCGCCTTCCGCCAGGCGAGGAGGGCCTTCATCGAGGGCAGCCAGGGAGACGTGTTCCACAACCGCGCCGATGCGGTG caATCTGCGCACCGTGCCGGGCTCAGGGGCTTCATCCGCTACGGCTGGCGCTGGAGCTGGAGGGTGGCCACCTTCGTGGCCATATTCAA CATGGTGAGCACCGGTCTGTCCGTGTACCGCGATAAAACCACCATCAGTAATTTTGCTTCAGCAGGAG CCTTCACAGGAGCTCTCTTCAGAATGCACTTGGGCCTGCCTGGGCTGGCAGGCGGCTTCCTGTTCGGAGCAGCCTTTGG gATCCCTGCAGGGGGCCTCGTAATGATTGCACAGAAACTTACCGGTGAGACATTGCAGGAGAAGCGAAATCGTGAGCGCAGGGAGCAGTATGAGCAGAAATTAGCAGAGTG gcAAGCCAGGCTTAGTGTGACTGAAGACTTGGGCAGAATGGAAAGCGATGGCCTGGGACaatcacagacagaaaatagcaaaagaatATAG
- the POGLUT1 gene encoding protein O-glucosyltransferase 1 has protein sequence MERAALWGLLAAVAVWPSGAADGGSEDAKWKAITDQINRAVEVYKPCVKENCSCYQSVWKQDLAPFRSGISKETISDVVSRKLGTHYQIIKNKLYREHDCMFPARCSGVEHFIHGIINRLPDMEMVINVRDYPQVPKWMKPIIPVFSFSKTAEYSDIMYPAWTFWEGGPAVWPIYPTGLGRWDLMREDLRRSAEKWPWKKKISKGYFRGSRTSSERDPLILLSREDPELVDAEYTKNQAWKSEKDTLGKPPAKEIPLVDHCKYKYLFNFRGVAASFRLKHLFLCGSLVFHVGEEWLEFFYQQLKPWVHYIPVRSDLSDVRELLQFAKENDNIAQEIAERGRQFITEHLQMEDVSCYWEHLLSEYSQTLTYKVKRRKNYNEIASEWLKTEL, from the exons atggagCGGGCGGCGCTGTGGGGGCTGCTGGCCGCCGTTGCTGTGTGGCCTTCGGGAGCGGCGGATGGTGGGTCAGAAG ATGCCAAATGGAAAGCAATAACAGATCAAATTAACAGAGCTGTAGAAGTCTATAAGCCATGCGTAAAGGAGAATTGTAGCTGCTACCAAAG tgtctGGAAACAGGACCTGGCTCCTTTTCGAAGTGGCATTTCCAAGGAGACAATATCAGATGTGGTAAGCCGGAAGCTTGGAACACACTACCAAATCATTAAGAACAAGCTGTACCGTGAACATGACTGCATGTTCCCTGCAAG ATGCAGTGGAGTTGAGCATTTCATTCATGGGATCATCAACCGCCTCCCTGATATGGAAATGGTGATAAACGTGAGAGACTACCCCCAGGTCCCCAAGTGGATGAAACCCATTATCCCAGTCTTCTCTTTCAGTAAG acagCTGAATACAGTGACATAATGTATCCTGCCTGGACATTTTGGGAAGGAGGTCCAGCTGTTTGGCCAATCTACCCAACAGGTTTAGGGCGCTGGGACCTCATGAGAGAAGACCTCAGAAG ATCTGCAGAAAAATGGCcgtggaagaaaaaaatctctaaaGGATATTTCCGAGGATCCAG GACGAGCTCCGAAAGAGATCCCCTCATTCTGCTGTCCCGAGAAGACCCGGAACTTGTTGATGCAGAGTACACCAAAAACCAGGCTTGGAAAAGTGAGAAG GACACCTTGGGGAAGCCTCCTGCAAAGGAAATTCCACTGGTTGATCACTGCAAATACAA GTATCTGTTTAATTTCCGGGGAGTGGCCGCCAGTTTCCGGTTGAAACACCTCTTCCTGTGTGGTTCACTCGTCTTTCACGTTGGAGAAGAGTGGTTGGAGTTCTTCTATCAGCAGCTGAAGCCCTGGGTCCACTACATCCCCGTCAGATCAGACCTCTCTGATGTCAG GGAGCTGTTGcagtttgcaaaggaaaatgacaaCATAGCGCAAGAAATTGCAGAGAG GGGACGCCAATTCATCACTGAACACTTGCAGATGGAGGACGTCTCTTGCTACTGGGAGCATCTGTTGTCAGAGTATTCGCAAACCTTGACTTACAAagtgaaaaggaggaagaactACAATGAGATTGCTTCTGAATGGTTGAAAACCGAACTGTGa